TGGGGAGGAGCTTAGTTGATTTTATTTATGCTGGGAAAATGCAGCTTTATATGAGGCGAAGCGGGTTTTCTTTAGAATTTTTTTATATGCTTTTGCTTATTTATGGGATTGTTATCATCGGGTTTGGTTTAATTTATTTCGTCCTCTCCATGCAAAATATGGTTCTTGTTGAAAATGGAGAATTGAGACAAGGAGGGGTACTTGACTCCATTGGACACGCCGTTTATTTTAGCGGAGTAACGATGTTAACGATTGGTTATGGCGATATAACCCCTGTTGGTATAGGAAGATTCATTGCCCTCATCCAGGCTTTAATTGGTTATATTTTACCTACTGCTTTTGTACTCAGGCTCGTACAACATCAAGATCAGAGCAGGGATCAATGAATAGACGAGTAAATGTATGATATAGTAGAAGCTGAACATAGGATGGAGGGATAATGATGACTGTACAAGTTGGAGAAAAAGTAGCAGATTTTACGTTACCAAACCAGGATGGCGAATTAGTAAGCTTATCTGATTTTAAAGGCAAGCATGTTGTTTTATATTTTTACCCGAAAGATATGACACCAGGCTGTACAACAGAGGCTTGTGACTTCCGTGATGCGCATGAGAGCTTCAAAGATCTGGATGCTGTGATTATTGGTATAAGCCCGGATCCAGTAGCATCACATCAAAAGTTTATTGATAAACATGATCTACCATTTTTGCTGCTGGCTGACGAAGAAAAACAAGTAGCGGAGCAATTTGACGTTTGGAAGCTAAAGAAAAATTTTGGCCGAGAGTACTATGGGATCGAACGTTCAACATTTATTATAGATAAAGA
This genomic interval from Virgibacillus pantothenticus contains the following:
- the bcp gene encoding thioredoxin-dependent thiol peroxidase, which translates into the protein MTVQVGEKVADFTLPNQDGELVSLSDFKGKHVVLYFYPKDMTPGCTTEACDFRDAHESFKDLDAVIIGISPDPVASHQKFIDKHDLPFLLLADEEKQVAEQFDVWKLKKNFGREYYGIERSTFIIDKEGVLQKEFRKVKVKGHVEAALEFIREQL
- a CDS encoding potassium channel family protein; the encoded protein is MIAWVLVGCVIFVMGRSLVDFIYAGKMQLYMRRSGFSLEFFYMLLLIYGIVIIGFGLIYFVLSMQNMVLVENGELRQGGVLDSIGHAVYFSGVTMLTIGYGDITPVGIGRFIALIQALIGYILPTAFVLRLVQHQDQSRDQ